A section of the Streptococcus oriscaviae genome encodes:
- the secA2 gene encoding accessory Sec system translocase SecA2 produces the protein MGFLKSPFSLDFYRLKKLKKIYRQIDALKDEMAALTDQELSQKTSFFKQRLAKGETVDSLLVEAYAVVREASRRVLGLFPYQVQVLGAIVLHQGNLAEMKTGEGKTLTATMPLYLNALSGKGAMLITTSAYLAQRDAEEMGAIFNLLGMTVGVGVFDSKTDVTVEMKRKVYHSDIIYTTNSALGFDYLFENLAVHRSQKYMRSFHYAIIDEADAVLLDTAQTPLVISGSPRVQSNLYWVADNFILSLKQGEGYYYDRERGEVWLTQKGMDEAERYFRQQGFYSLSNQELVRHVNLALQAHKLFTLGKQYVIEDGEVKLLDQTDGRTLKGTKIQGGVHQAIEQKEGVKVTPEMRAMASITYQNLFLMFPTLAGMTGTGKSAEAEFIQTYNMEVVQIPTNKPVIRKDYPDLIYTSIPEKIRASLDMVKKLHKKGQPILLVTGSVKMSELYSELLLLEGIPHSLLNAYHAAKEAQMIAEAGQLGAVTVATNMAGRGTDIKLGPGVEELGGLAVIGTERMKSDRADLQMRGRSGRQGDPGFSQFFVSLEDDIVIEHGGKWVSDYFRKHRDLIDENNPRPLTQKRFRRALRRAQQASSGAAQQSRGMTLQFDESVKVQRDYIYKERNAIIDGSSQGVDILQFAQDLVDWFLKSKKTLDQHDVERFILDYITYDFQDFPDDIDLDNRDSIGQFMMKLITKEWERKKRFLKKDYLDFERIALLKAIDESWVEEVDYLQQLRVIAGARQTAQRNPVFEYHKEAYRSYQAMKRNIRHLTVQYLLLSQVSYNAEGELQIYFA, from the coding sequence ATGGGTTTCTTGAAATCTCCATTTTCACTGGATTTTTACAGGCTTAAAAAATTGAAAAAAATCTACCGTCAAATTGATGCCCTCAAGGATGAGATGGCTGCTTTGACAGATCAAGAACTCAGCCAAAAAACCAGCTTTTTCAAACAGCGGTTGGCAAAAGGGGAAACGGTGGACAGTCTTCTCGTTGAAGCCTATGCGGTTGTTCGGGAGGCTTCTAGGCGCGTGCTGGGTCTGTTTCCTTATCAGGTTCAGGTTCTCGGAGCGATTGTTCTTCATCAAGGCAATCTGGCTGAAATGAAGACCGGCGAAGGAAAAACCTTGACCGCAACCATGCCCCTTTATTTGAACGCCCTAAGTGGCAAGGGAGCCATGCTGATTACAACCAGTGCCTATTTGGCACAACGGGATGCTGAGGAAATGGGGGCGATTTTTAATCTGCTGGGTATGACGGTTGGGGTCGGTGTATTTGATAGCAAGACCGACGTAACAGTTGAAATGAAACGCAAAGTCTATCATTCAGACATTATTTATACAACAAACTCTGCCCTGGGCTTTGACTATCTCTTTGAGAACCTTGCTGTTCATCGTTCTCAAAAATATATGAGAAGTTTCCACTATGCCATCATAGATGAAGCGGATGCTGTTCTGCTAGATACGGCTCAGACTCCGTTAGTCATTTCGGGTTCCCCTCGTGTTCAGTCCAACCTTTATTGGGTTGCTGATAACTTCATCCTCAGTCTGAAGCAGGGGGAAGGTTATTATTATGACCGTGAACGTGGAGAAGTTTGGCTGACGCAAAAAGGGATGGATGAAGCGGAGCGCTACTTTAGACAGCAAGGCTTTTATTCGTTGAGCAATCAGGAGCTGGTTCGGCATGTAAACTTAGCTCTTCAAGCCCATAAATTATTTACACTGGGCAAGCAGTACGTCATTGAAGATGGGGAAGTGAAACTGCTGGATCAGACAGACGGTCGTACGCTGAAAGGAACCAAAATTCAAGGTGGCGTCCATCAGGCCATTGAGCAAAAAGAAGGAGTGAAGGTCACTCCTGAAATGCGGGCCATGGCTTCTATTACTTATCAAAACCTCTTCTTGATGTTTCCAACTCTGGCAGGGATGACTGGTACAGGTAAGTCGGCAGAAGCTGAATTTATCCAAACCTACAATATGGAAGTGGTTCAAATACCCACCAATAAGCCAGTTATCCGTAAGGATTATCCAGATCTTATTTACACAAGTATCCCTGAAAAAATTCGTGCTTCGTTGGATATGGTAAAAAAGCTGCATAAGAAGGGACAACCTATCCTTCTGGTAACAGGTTCGGTAAAAATGTCTGAGCTTTACTCTGAATTGTTACTGCTAGAGGGGATTCCACACAGTCTTTTGAATGCCTATCACGCAGCCAAGGAAGCGCAGATGATTGCTGAGGCGGGCCAGCTAGGTGCCGTAACAGTCGCAACCAATATGGCTGGACGAGGAACAGATATTAAATTGGGGCCGGGTGTTGAGGAACTAGGCGGTCTAGCTGTTATCGGAACGGAACGGATGAAAAGCGACCGGGCAGATTTGCAGATGCGGGGTCGCTCGGGACGTCAAGGAGATCCGGGATTTAGTCAGTTCTTTGTTTCCTTAGAAGACGATATTGTGATTGAGCATGGTGGCAAATGGGTAAGCGATTATTTCCGCAAGCATCGGGATTTAATTGATGAAAATAACCCACGCCCATTGACCCAGAAACGGTTTCGCCGTGCCTTACGGCGGGCACAACAGGCAAGCTCCGGAGCAGCTCAACAATCACGAGGAATGACCTTGCAATTCGATGAGAGTGTTAAGGTTCAGCGTGATTATATCTACAAAGAACGAAATGCCATCATAGATGGTAGCAGTCAGGGAGTTGATATTCTCCAATTTGCGCAGGATTTGGTTGATTGGTTTTTGAAAAGCAAGAAAACCTTGGACCAACATGATGTGGAACGTTTCATTTTAGATTATATCACTTATGATTTTCAGGATTTTCCTGATGATATTGATTTGGATAACAGGGATAGCATCGGGCAGTTCATGATGAAGTTAATCACCAAGGAATGGGAGCGGAAAAAGCGTTTTTTGAAGAAGGATTATCTTGATTTTGAACGCATTGCGCTCCTCAAGGCGATTGATGAAAGTTGGGTTGAAGAGGTTGATTATTTGCAGCAGTTGCGCGTGATTGCAGGAGCTAGACAAACGGCCCAGCGCAATCCGGTTTTCGAGTATCACAAGGAGGCCTATCGCAGCTATCAGGCGATGAAGAGAAATATTCGGCATCTAACAGTTCAATACTTGCTCTTGAGCCAGGTTTCTTACAATGCTGAAGGAGAACTCCAAATCTACTTTGCTTAG
- the gtfB gene encoding accessory Sec system glycosylation chaperone GtfB codes for MITLFDTYGQSSWDLHYSLLLAGYKHPTVCLTDDGFLPDDVTSPYQFFTEFKDGGQKPLYFNQVELPNFWEIVGNGSQAEIFDLHRKRGHIHYASPNHKRHVKMVDWYDEEGRMRLTDRYNRLGYRFGQTVYDREGQPLLTSYFNQEGHEVVQENHQTGSFILHYQGQVHFFGDKREWVDFYLTKAGFQRDRIFYNTLSLPFLTCFYMEEEGRDILFWQEPILGEIPGNMRLLLNGAGKRPTKIAVQDATAYKNLLPLLTETEKEQVYFLGFQYPFVKQNQAGNQALILTNTDQLLHLKELVEALPDLHFHIGALTEMSSQLMAFSSYKNISLYPNISLEQVHKLYKACDYYLDINLGDEILSSVRTAFEHNQLIYTFEETAHGRKYCADETIFSSQDWPKLIESLSSCLKQASSVAEAVDRQKRAAHLASAEDYRSVIDRREQ; via the coding sequence ATGATAACCTTATTTGATACTTACGGGCAGTCAAGCTGGGATCTACACTACTCGCTTCTCTTGGCAGGCTACAAGCACCCAACTGTCTGTTTGACGGATGATGGTTTTTTACCTGATGATGTGACTTCTCCCTATCAATTCTTTACAGAATTCAAAGACGGGGGGCAAAAGCCACTCTACTTTAATCAAGTGGAATTACCGAATTTCTGGGAGATTGTTGGGAATGGCAGTCAGGCAGAAATCTTTGATCTCCATCGCAAGCGTGGGCATATCCATTACGCTTCTCCAAATCACAAGCGCCATGTAAAGATGGTGGATTGGTATGACGAGGAAGGTCGGATGCGATTGACAGACCGCTACAATCGATTGGGCTACCGTTTTGGACAAACTGTTTATGATAGAGAAGGGCAACCTCTCCTAACGTCTTATTTTAACCAAGAAGGTCACGAAGTTGTCCAAGAAAACCACCAAACAGGCAGTTTTATACTCCACTATCAAGGACAGGTTCATTTCTTTGGTGATAAGCGAGAATGGGTAGACTTCTATTTGACAAAGGCTGGTTTTCAGCGTGATCGCATCTTTTACAATACCTTGTCCTTGCCTTTTTTGACTTGTTTTTACATGGAGGAAGAAGGGCGGGATATTCTCTTTTGGCAAGAACCTATTCTGGGGGAAATTCCAGGAAACATGCGTCTGCTTTTGAACGGAGCAGGGAAGCGCCCCACAAAAATAGCGGTTCAGGACGCGACAGCTTACAAGAATCTTCTTCCTCTTCTGACAGAAACAGAAAAGGAGCAGGTGTATTTTCTTGGTTTTCAATATCCTTTCGTTAAACAAAATCAAGCTGGAAACCAAGCGCTAATATTAACCAATACGGATCAGTTGTTGCATCTGAAGGAGCTAGTAGAAGCTCTGCCAGACTTGCATTTCCATATAGGAGCACTGACGGAAATGTCCAGTCAGCTGATGGCCTTTAGCAGCTATAAAAATATCAGCCTGTATCCAAATATCTCACTTGAGCAAGTCCACAAACTATATAAGGCCTGCGATTACTATTTGGACATCAACTTGGGTGATGAGATTTTATCATCTGTCCGAACAGCCTTTGAACACAATCAGCTTATTTATACCTTTGAAGAAACAGCACATGGACGCAAGTATTGTGCTGACGAAACTATCTTTTCAAGTCAAGATTGGCCTAAGTTGATAGAAAGTCTATCCAGTTGCCTCAAACAAGCTAGTTCAGTTGCTGAAGCAGTTGACAGACAGAAGCGTGCAGCTCATCTTGCTAGTGCAGAAGACTACCGATCTGTGATTGATAGGAGGGAACAATGA
- a CDS encoding LPXTG cell wall anchor domain-containing protein produces the protein MSASISASTSASESASLSASTSASTSASESASLSASTSASTSASESASLSASTMWKPRSASKLATSSERLPNTGESKSQTGLFGSLGLLAAAALIARRKRKNNQSED, from the coding sequence ATGAGTGCTTCAATCAGCGCAAGTACGTCAGCCTCTGAGTCGGCATCCTTGAGCGCCTCAACCAGCGCAAGTACATCGGCTTCCGAGTCCGCATCCTTGAGTGCATCGACCAGTGCAAGTACGTCAGCCTCTGAGTCTGCGTCATTAAGTGCGTCAACTATGTGGAAACCAAGGTCAGCAAGCAAACTTGCAACAAGTTCAGAAAGATTGCCTAATACTGGTGAATCGAAATCACAAACAGGATTATTTGGCAGTCTTGGATTGCTAGCTGCGGCAGCACTAATTGCTCGTAGAAAGAGAAAGAATAATCAGTCAGAAGATTAA
- a CDS encoding NAD(P)/FAD-dependent oxidoreductase, translating to MDIVIVGASFAGLTAAIECRAAYPEASIHLIDREKEVGYFPNALNWKLKGSLTSWDQARISLVKDAEQADLDWKLETSLIGLNCGRKTVLLEKGETVFELAYDYLILAMGASQIWERSTGELEPRLLSSKTIGAAQASLEKLRDAQSIALIGGGQIGLESLEALSQLPVRLSLFEAQDSLLAKYFDREMTEKLRLKLEEAGLDLHLSETVNDISLSGSADKVKLESIHGQYEADYLLIGTNFKPNSALFEGALELNSDGTIWVDAFLQTSQEAVFAVGDLIQLPYAFLGKAYLPMINHAILTGRLVAQNLVDRKRPLKEVNRIISSHLFGYYLTSVGLTEAEAELRQEIRTIRLQRPFSDWDERLVDFKLVLTKESGRILGGQLVSKSQHLEQMDSLALAISQGLCLQDFLEQSWLWLPRSRPLVPILVEAANLYHRLLRAEE from the coding sequence ATGGATATTGTGATTGTTGGTGCATCCTTTGCTGGTTTAACTGCCGCCATAGAATGTCGGGCGGCTTATCCAGAAGCAAGTATTCATTTGATAGATAGAGAAAAGGAAGTCGGCTATTTTCCCAATGCCTTGAATTGGAAGCTGAAGGGCAGTTTGACTTCTTGGGACCAAGCCCGAATTTCCTTGGTAAAAGATGCGGAGCAGGCTGATCTGGACTGGAAATTAGAGACCAGTCTGATTGGCTTGAATTGTGGTAGAAAAACAGTCCTCCTCGAAAAAGGAGAGACTGTCTTTGAGCTGGCTTATGATTACTTGATTCTTGCCATGGGAGCCAGCCAGATCTGGGAGCGCTCGACTGGGGAATTGGAGCCCCGCCTGCTTTCTTCAAAGACCATTGGGGCGGCCCAAGCCAGTCTGGAAAAGCTAAGGGATGCCCAGTCCATTGCCCTGATTGGCGGGGGCCAGATTGGTTTGGAAAGCTTGGAGGCCCTAAGCCAGCTCCCAGTAAGGCTCAGCTTGTTTGAAGCCCAGGATTCCCTTTTGGCCAAATATTTTGATAGGGAAATGACGGAGAAGCTCCGCTTGAAATTGGAAGAGGCTGGGCTAGACCTTCATCTTTCAGAAACGGTCAATGATATTAGCCTTTCTGGGTCAGCTGACAAGGTGAAACTGGAAAGCATCCATGGACAGTATGAGGCAGATTATCTTCTGATTGGGACCAACTTCAAGCCCAATAGTGCACTTTTTGAAGGTGCCCTTGAACTCAATTCTGATGGAACCATCTGGGTGGATGCGTTTTTGCAAACCAGCCAGGAAGCTGTATTTGCAGTTGGGGATCTGATTCAGCTTCCCTATGCCTTTTTGGGAAAAGCCTACCTGCCTATGATCAATCATGCAATTCTGACAGGCCGACTAGTAGCTCAAAATCTAGTCGATCGGAAGCGGCCACTCAAAGAGGTCAATCGTATAATTTCCAGTCACCTCTTTGGTTATTACCTGACTAGCGTCGGTTTGACTGAGGCGGAGGCTGAACTGAGGCAGGAAATCAGGACTATCCGTTTACAGCGTCCCTTTAGTGACTGGGATGAAAGGCTAGTTGACTTTAAGCTAGTCCTGACCAAGGAGAGTGGTCGGATTCTTGGGGGGCAGTTGGTTTCCAAGTCTCAGCATTTGGAGCAGATGGACAGTCTGGCTTTGGCCATTTCCCAAGGACTCTGTCTTCAGGATTTCCTAGAGCAGAGCTGGCTGTGGTTGCCGAGAAGCAGGCCTCTGGTGCCTATCTTGGTTGAGGCTGCCAATCTCTACCACCGTCTGCTTCGGGCTGAGGAATGA
- a CDS encoding helix-turn-helix domain-containing protein, whose amino-acid sequence MIDLLEKKERAIYQLYLRLQDSVRPLTLKELSQELDLSRSTLTRYIQAFCEHAEEEQLDLAFRIEGDFLLMERSSVLTKQDILSFLCRESIKYQILLYLFDKEEFSIQGLSQTLLISEATLNRQLSSLNKSLQENKISIRNGRIKGSELQIRYFYYQLFWQTMTQAQMEKRLAYQEQLGNLSIFERFYESSFNPRQEQQLALWLTIQQKRMRLRHLDFKDLVQLMKPYEEHKFYKRLRKFALTIHQQFAFSFHEGEIMCLFAFLFSQFLLKPEKLEQVLGFGGPIMQATSWAYQAIRSYFSSQLPMVEEGLYHLNQILSQFYFFQSSIQTGMERWAVAEDQFKEEALSLLTEVHQTLYGRKWSLTALEKSVFVPKIVSLYVYLSQVKPIRLRIGFVSSYHQVLAYPLLHQLRQSLERNRFASIEEYQEGMTYDYIISDGFPLKNKQVYYLQGGLAYQDLQSLKAILDGLYQEKELEAEKISQQPDFTIERR is encoded by the coding sequence ATGATTGATTTATTAGAAAAAAAGGAAAGGGCCATCTACCAACTCTACCTTCGTTTGCAGGATTCGGTTAGACCTTTGACCCTTAAGGAACTCAGTCAGGAACTGGACCTTTCACGTTCAACTCTGACCCGATATATCCAAGCTTTTTGTGAGCATGCAGAAGAAGAGCAGTTGGATCTTGCCTTTCGGATTGAAGGGGATTTCCTCCTCATGGAGCGGTCTTCCGTCTTGACGAAACAAGATATTCTTTCCTTTTTATGTAGAGAAAGTATCAAATATCAGATTTTGCTTTACTTGTTTGACAAGGAGGAGTTTTCCATTCAAGGCCTTTCCCAGACCTTGCTCATCAGTGAGGCTACTCTCAATAGGCAGCTTTCTTCCCTCAATAAGTCCTTGCAGGAAAATAAGATCAGCATTCGAAACGGCCGCATCAAGGGCAGTGAGCTGCAGATTCGCTATTTCTATTACCAACTTTTTTGGCAAACCATGACACAGGCACAAATGGAAAAGCGCTTGGCCTACCAAGAACAGCTTGGAAATTTGTCCATTTTTGAGCGCTTTTATGAGTCCAGTTTCAATCCCAGACAAGAACAGCAGTTGGCTCTGTGGTTGACCATCCAGCAGAAACGGATGCGCTTACGGCATCTTGATTTTAAGGATTTGGTCCAGCTCATGAAGCCCTATGAAGAGCATAAATTTTATAAACGGCTCCGTAAGTTCGCCCTCACCATCCACCAACAGTTTGCTTTCTCCTTTCATGAGGGGGAAATCATGTGCCTTTTTGCCTTTCTCTTTAGCCAGTTTCTCTTGAAACCGGAAAAACTGGAGCAGGTGTTAGGTTTTGGCGGGCCGATTATGCAGGCGACTTCATGGGCCTATCAAGCTATCCGCAGCTATTTTTCTTCCCAGCTTCCCATGGTCGAAGAAGGTTTGTATCATCTCAATCAGATTCTTAGTCAGTTCTACTTTTTCCAGTCTAGCATTCAGACAGGGATGGAGCGATGGGCGGTTGCGGAGGACCAGTTCAAAGAAGAAGCCTTAAGTCTTCTGACAGAGGTCCATCAGACCCTCTATGGCCGGAAATGGTCCCTGACTGCCTTGGAAAAGTCTGTCTTTGTGCCCAAAATTGTCAGTCTCTATGTTTACCTGAGTCAGGTCAAACCCATCCGACTGCGCATTGGTTTCGTTTCCAGCTACCATCAGGTTTTAGCCTATCCCTTGCTGCATCAGTTGCGGCAAAGTTTGGAGCGAAATCGCTTTGCCAGCATCGAAGAATATCAGGAGGGGATGACCTATGATTACATCATTTCAGATGGCTTTCCTTTGAAAAACAAGCAGGTGTATTATTTGCAGGGAGGCTTAGCTTATCAGGATTTACAGAGCCTAAAAGCCATTCTTGATGGACTCTATCAGGAGAAGGAGCTGGAGGCAGAAAAGATTTCTCAGCAGCCAGACTTTACCATTGAACGACGATAA
- the asp3 gene encoding accessory Sec system protein Asp3: MVRIYWKNYSQSTYLHGSQIDFHKDQVFFENSLMPPSFVIKSWDSMTNFQAVRSQPSLPLLKKGACYQLDLVAAIEPKHAAYLQINFFDRHHEKIHFEILKNQQNQFTYPQEAYSYQIALINAGATSLTFKYLSLRVLGSEDSVPQGMLLYPQTGTSVTLLLLEEEEDATLYADVIEQIGRKVGNLLILEARDAMSEQGIVDLQGWAKKHGYSHMTIIGYGSRGNQAGLHLHLKLKESKFYLSQSVNRIRLDKALLAQLDIDQNRLEQVVKQDDGLLFYMEQAVGLELVSGLIHPLSTLLHAFSTANT; this comes from the coding sequence ATGGTACGAATCTACTGGAAAAATTATAGTCAGTCTACTTACTTGCATGGAAGCCAGATCGACTTTCATAAGGATCAGGTCTTCTTTGAAAATTCCCTGATGCCACCTAGTTTCGTTATTAAAAGCTGGGATTCCATGACTAATTTTCAGGCTGTTAGGAGTCAACCTTCTCTTCCGCTTTTGAAGAAAGGGGCGTGCTACCAGTTGGATTTGGTTGCTGCGATAGAACCCAAGCATGCGGCTTATTTGCAGATAAACTTTTTTGATCGCCATCACGAAAAAATTCACTTTGAAATTTTAAAAAATCAACAGAATCAGTTTACCTATCCGCAGGAAGCTTATTCCTATCAGATTGCTTTGATTAACGCAGGAGCAACTTCCTTGACCTTCAAGTATTTAAGTTTAAGGGTTTTGGGTAGCGAAGATTCCGTTCCTCAAGGCATGCTTCTTTATCCGCAGACAGGGACATCCGTCACTCTCTTACTCTTGGAAGAGGAGGAAGATGCCACTTTGTATGCGGATGTCATTGAGCAAATTGGGCGAAAAGTTGGCAATCTTCTCATTCTTGAAGCAAGAGATGCTATGAGTGAGCAAGGGATTGTTGATTTGCAAGGGTGGGCAAAAAAACATGGATATAGCCACATGACCATCATCGGCTATGGTTCCAGAGGCAACCAAGCTGGCCTTCATCTCCACCTCAAACTAAAGGAAAGCAAGTTTTATCTGAGCCAATCTGTCAATCGGATTCGATTGGATAAGGCGCTGCTCGCTCAACTAGACATTGACCAAAATCGATTGGAGCAGGTAGTGAAGCAAGATGACGGGCTTCTGTTTTATATGGAGCAAGCGGTGGGGCTGGAGCTGGTATCAGGGCTCATTCATCCCCTGTCCACCTTGCTGCACGCTTTTTCCACTGCCAATACCTAA
- the gtfA gene encoding accessory Sec system glycosyltransferase GtfA: MTIYNLNLGIGWASSGVEYAQAYRGQLFRKLGLDTKFIFTDFFVQDNLSDLTRNLGFLDEEIIWLYGYFTDVKVAPSSYRLSDLLANMKEQIRGEEVTDQFIRYFLGASDHFMTVYLSKKDKEAVHCVEYVHKGNLVRKDVYSYTKIFSEYYTPKEQTAHLYLRRFFNEDGSVAYDEIIDGPKSMFKFPKAILYSKEELISYFMQDLNLTANDLFLLDRATGTGQSVFRYHGQARLGVVIHAEHYSPNYVTDDTILWNNFYDYQFVNADKVDFFLTSTQRQKEVLEEQFLRYTGHVPRVIAIPVGSLDQLRGENAKRKPYSILTASRLATEKHVDWLTRAVIAAKKELPNLTFDIYGQGGEWDKIDQIIREAGAEDSIQLMGHHQLADVYQQYELYLTASKSEGFGLTLLEAVGSGLPLIGFDVPYGNQTFVKEGQNGYLLPCPSADDETAIVAAYQQAIVTFFRQADREVMRQTSYRLAEGFLTSNVEEAWLKLVKEMTANDNLI; the protein is encoded by the coding sequence ATGACCATTTATAACCTTAATTTGGGCATCGGTTGGGCAAGCAGTGGTGTCGAATATGCCCAAGCCTATCGAGGGCAGCTTTTTCGGAAGTTGGGACTGGATACTAAGTTCATTTTCACGGATTTTTTTGTTCAGGACAACCTATCGGATTTAACTCGAAATCTTGGTTTTTTAGATGAAGAAATCATCTGGCTTTATGGGTATTTTACAGACGTTAAGGTAGCTCCATCTAGCTACCGCCTCTCCGATTTGTTGGCCAATATGAAGGAACAGATAAGAGGAGAAGAGGTCACTGACCAGTTTATCCGTTATTTTTTAGGGGCGTCAGATCATTTCATGACCGTTTATTTGTCAAAGAAAGATAAAGAAGCGGTTCATTGTGTAGAGTATGTTCACAAAGGCAATCTGGTAAGAAAAGATGTTTATTCTTATACTAAGATTTTCTCAGAATACTACACACCAAAAGAACAGACAGCACATCTCTATCTCCGCCGTTTTTTCAATGAAGATGGCAGTGTCGCCTATGATGAGATAATAGATGGCCCCAAAAGTATGTTCAAGTTTCCTAAGGCGATTCTGTATTCAAAAGAAGAATTGATTTCCTACTTCATGCAGGATTTAAATCTTACAGCCAACGACTTGTTCTTACTTGACCGAGCTACGGGAACAGGCCAGTCGGTATTTCGCTACCATGGTCAAGCGCGACTGGGAGTTGTGATTCACGCAGAGCATTATAGTCCAAATTATGTGACAGATGATACGATTCTTTGGAATAATTTTTATGATTATCAGTTTGTAAATGCTGATAAGGTTGATTTTTTCCTTACCTCTACGCAGCGACAAAAAGAGGTATTGGAAGAACAATTTCTGCGTTATACAGGGCACGTTCCCCGAGTGATTGCTATCCCGGTTGGAAGCCTCGATCAGTTAAGAGGAGAAAATGCCAAACGTAAACCTTATTCCATCCTGACTGCCTCGCGGCTGGCAACGGAAAAGCATGTCGATTGGCTGACAAGGGCTGTAATCGCAGCTAAAAAGGAACTTCCAAACCTGACTTTTGATATTTATGGTCAGGGAGGAGAGTGGGATAAAATCGACCAGATTATCAGGGAAGCTGGGGCTGAGGATTCTATTCAGCTGATGGGGCATCATCAGTTGGCAGATGTCTATCAACAATATGAACTGTATCTGACCGCCTCAAAGAGTGAAGGTTTTGGTTTAACCTTGTTAGAGGCTGTGGGATCTGGTCTTCCCTTGATCGGCTTTGATGTGCCATATGGAAATCAAACATTTGTAAAAGAAGGACAAAATGGCTATTTATTGCCTTGCCCGTCTGCAGATGATGAAACAGCAATAGTTGCAGCCTATCAGCAGGCCATCGTGACATTCTTTAGGCAGGCGGATAGAGAAGTCATGCGACAGACATCTTACCGATTGGCAGAAGGCTTTTTAACCAGCAATGTAGAAGAGGCTTGGCTCAAACTAGTAAAGGAGATGACGGCAAATGATAACCTTATTTGA